The Deinococcus aquaticus genomic interval TGCGCATGACCTGGAAGTGCAGCTGGAGGCGAAGATGACTGCGTGGAGTGAGCGGCAGGCCGAGGTCGAGGAGAAGGGTGGCTGACAGCCGGGAGGCTGGGGGGGCAGCTGGACGGGTCCGGCCTTCCCGGACAGCGCCGCCCCAGACGGCGCCCCCCCCGGACGGTGCTTACGAATCTCACCCGGGCCGCCCTATCCTGAGTCCGGAAGTCAGGATTATGACCAGCCCCCACACCCAGACCCCCCAGGCCCCCGCCCCCACCGCCGCGCACGCTCGCTCGCTGCACCGGGCCGCCGAGGCATTCCTGGCGCACACCCACCCGCGCGCCCCGCTGCGGCTGGAACGTGTGACCCTGCACGGCGTGACGTACGCCGCCGCGCCGGACCCGGCCGCACTGCGTCTGAACCGCGCGCTGGCCGAGGAAGTCGTGATGGTCGCCCTGGCCCCCGCCGAGGCCGCCCACCTGAGCGGCACGCCCACCCCCGACGGTGGCCGGGACGCCCGCATGCTGCTTGACTGTGCCCTGACCGACCCGGACGAACGCGACACCCTGGACGCCTACCTGAGCGTCCTGCGGGGCCGCACCCGCGCCAAACTGCGCCGCGCCTGGACCGAGATCGAGGTCCTGGCCGCCGGACTGCGCGAACACGGCGAACTGGACGCTGCGCAGGTCGCGCACCGCGTCGCCTGCGCCCAGGGCATCCGCGCCAGCCTGCTCAACTGAACCGGATTCCGGTCGAACACTCTGTTGCCGGGCATGTGAAGTGCATGAGTGGGTCCGGCGGCCCCAACCAGCACAGAGGCGCCCACAGTCTCCTCCAGCAGCCGGAAAAGCGCCTGGAACGAAGAAAACAGACCTGTTTACTCGGAATCCACGCCTTCCCTTCACCGTGCAAGGCAGCTCACCATCCACCCGACCCACCGGCCGCACGCTGAAGGCAGGAGGGTCCCATGAACGACGACACCCAGAGCATGGTCAGCCGCTGCGACGCCACCACCTGCCGCTTCAACGAGGACATGAACTGCACCGCCGGCCAGATTGAGGTCAGCATGAGCGGCCAGACCGCCCAGTGCCTCACCTTCGCCCCGGCCGACGCCATGAACGAAAGCCAGAGCGCCCGCGCCGACAACTGAACGCAACAGACCCTGCACAGAAGTGGGCCGGACGCCTCCCATGGGGGTATCCGGCCCACTTCTATCTGACCAGCTGCCTGATCGCCCGTGCAGGCACCCCCTGCGGTCGCGTCGGGTCCGTGCGGTACGGGGTCCGTATCAGATTTTCAGCTCGCCCTGTGGCGTGACGTTCAGGTCCTGCGCGAGTTCGCGGGACGCCTGCTGCCGCTCGCGGTCCAGGTACGTCTGTGCCTGCGCGACCTCCTTGTCCAGCACCTGCATGGTGTCCTGGAAGCGTTCCAGCGCCTGCTGCCGGTACGAGCTGATGGCGTCCAGCGCGCCGTACACGTCCCGGAACGCCGCCTGAATGATCTGCGGGTCCACGGTGGCGCTGCCCGCCTGCCTCTGGATCTCGGTGCTCTGCTGGCGCAGCAGGCTGGCGGTCGAGCCGATCATCTTGCCGGTCGTGTCATTCAGGGCCGTCACCTGCCCCAACACGGCCTGCTGCGTCCCAAGGGCCTGCGAGACCATCAGCGCGGTCTTCAGGGCGCTGACGGTGGTGGTCGTGGCGCGGTCCACGCCCTTGATCAGCTCTAGGTTGTTGCGCCGCACGAGGTCCAGCGCCAGGTACCCCTGAATGCTCACGGCCAGTTGGGTCAGCAGGTCCGTCACGCGCTGCCGCACCGCGAACAGCAGTTCCTCGCTGACCATGCGGGCCTTGTCGGGGTCCGTGACCTGCAACTCCTGAAGGCGCTGCGTGAGGGCCTCATCCACGGCCTTCCCGACGTGCGCGTACTGCCGGAGTTTCTGCATGGTGTCCCACAGGTGCACCTTCTCGGTCTCGATGGTGGCGTTGTCGCGCCGCAGTTCGTCCTGCCCGCGGTACAGCGCCTCCAGGATGCCGTTCAGGTGCGACTGCGCGCTCTGGTACTTGTCCAGTGCGCTTTGCACCTTCTTGCCGCCGGGCAGCAGGCCCAGGAACCGGCGGGGCGTGGCCGTGCGGCTGGGGTCCAGGTCCTCCACCGTGCGGCGCAGGTCCGTCAGGCCGCGCAGGATGTCGCTCCCCTCGGCCAGTGCCCCGACCTTGGTGGCGCGCAGCGGGCGGTCCAGCATGCGGTTGCTGCTCTGCGCGGCGGCCCGCTGTTCGGGCAGCCCCAGTTCATGCACGGCGTCCAGCTTGCGTTTGAATTCCGGGGTGTGCGCACCGGCGCTCAGCACGTCCTGCGCGAACGCGCGGGCCATCTGGTCGAGCCGCGTGCGGTCCTCGGCGGACAACGGCACCATCTCCGGCGCTTCCTGCGCCCGCACGGCCGGAACGGCGTCCGGCGCTTTCAACAGGGAATCGGGAGGCGTCAGCGGACCGGAAGTACCATCGCTCATACCCCCATTACGCACCCGGAACGTGAGGAGTTGCATCCGGCAGAAGGCGTATGCCCACAGGCCCCCCGGCCAGGGTACGCTGCGCGCCGATGCCTGCCCTGACCCTGCCCGTCCTGACCCTGCGTGACCGCCATGACGACGACCTGCCCACCCTCTGGCGCTGGCTGCACGCCGAGAGCGACCCGGAATGGAAACGCTGGGACGCCCCGTACTTTCACGCAGACAGCGGGCCGTCCACGCTGTCCCTGACGGACTTCACGGCCCGTGAGCACTGCCGCGCGCCCGACCCGCACGGGCGGATCATCGCGCTGGACGGCGCGTGCATCGGGCAGGTCACCCGCCATGAGGAAGCCCCGGCCGGGGGCGGATGGTGGGAGGCGGGCCTGCTGATCTTCGACCCACATCACTGGGGTGGCGGACTGGGCACGCAGGCGCTGCGGCTGTGGACCGACGCGACCTTCGCCCAGACCGGCGCGCACGTCCTGACGCTGACCACCTGGGGCGGAAACGAACGCATGGTGCGGGCCGCCGCCCGCGCCGGCTTCCGCGAGTGCGCCCGCATCCCGCAGGCCCGCGCCTGGGCCGGGCAGCGCTGGGACAGCGTGAAACTCGCGCAGCTGCGAACCGACTGGGCAGGCGGTCAGGCCCCCTGACAGACCGGCATGAAACAGCGGGCCGCGTGTCAGGCGGCCCGCTGCCCGGTTGATGGTCAGTTTTCCAGCGTGACCGGGTAGTCCTCGGCGACGATGCTCACGCCCGCCCCGTTGAAGTACGCACGGATGGTGTACTCCCCGGTGGGCAGCGCCTTGCCGTCACTGCCCCGGCCGTTCCAGCGGACGCTCTGCACGTCCATGGTCTCGCCGGGCGCGACGTTCGTCAGGACGAGTTGCATGGTGCAGACCGTGTTCGTGGGGTTGGCCCGCACGACCTGCCCGGCGGCGTTCAGAACCTCGAAGCGCACGTCGCACGCACCGTGTTGCAGGTCAATCGCTTCCTCGCCCAGGTTGGTCAGGTTGAAGGTCCAGGTGGTGTCCTGCCCGCCGCTCAGGCTGCCGGGGCCGCTGAGGTTGGCGCTGTGCGGGGTGGCCAGCGCGGGGTTCAGGGCGGGCCGGGCCGGGCTGACAGGTGCCGGCGTGGCGGGTGCTGGCGTGGTGGGGGCCGGTGCGGGCGTCGTGACGGGAGGAGTCGCGGCGCTGCGGGGCGGCAGGGCCGGAATGGTGAAGATGCTCACCTGGGCCTGGGCGGACAGCGTGCCGAGCAGGGCGATGGACAGCAGGGCCGTGCGGATGCGGGGCGTCATGCCCCTCACTGTGCGCGGCCCTGCCTGACGCTGCGTGAGGAACCCTGAGCGAACCTTCAGGGAAGGCGCGGTGTGTGGTGGGAGCGGGGTCAGCGCAGCAGGCGCAGCACGCCGCCGTACAGAGCCAGGAACTGCGGGTCGTTCAGGGCGCGGGCGTCATTCCAGGTGGCGCTCACGCAGTACGTGCGGCCCGCCTGCGTGGTGACCTGAGTGGTCAGGTTCAGCACGCCGGGCTCGTTGCCGCCCTTGAAGCTGACGCTGCCGAAGGCGGCGGGGTCGGCCACGCCGGGATTCAGCTGCGTTTCCTTCAGGGCGACGACTGCGCCCATCAGGCGGCACAGGCGTCCCGTGCTGGCGAACCATTCCACGTCCCGCGCCAGGGGGCCGCCCGCGAAGGCCGAGGCGGCGGGCAGCGGGGCCACGCGAGCGCGCTCCAGCACCGCCCGCCGCGCCGGGACGTTCAGGACGGCGGCGCGGTACTCCGCGAGCAGCGCGGCGTTCGCGGGGTTCTTCAGCGCGAAGGCTTCACGGGTGCCCGGCAGGGCGTTTTGACCCAGCCGGGCCTCCACGCCCGCGCGGCCCACGGCGTTCAGCAGCAGGTCCGTGGCGGTGTTGTCACTCTGCGAGATCATGCGCGCCGCGAGGTCCCGCAGCGTGTACCGACTGCCGGTCGGCGCGTCCTGCAACGTGCCGCTGGGGAGGCTGCGGTCGGCGTCCGTCAGGGTCAGTTCGTCGGTCCAGGCGCGCTGCCCGGCGCTGATCTGCGCCTGCAACTCGCCCAGGATCGCCAGTTTGAAGGTGGACCCGACCGCCAGGGGCCGCGCGGCGTTCAGGGCGATGACCGGGGCGCCGCCCTGAACGCCCACCTCCTGCACCAGCAGGCTGACCTGTCCGGGCAGCGCGTCGAACGCGGCGCGCGCCTCGTCGGGCGAGCCGAAGGTCACGTCCGGCGTGACGGGCGCGACGACCAGCCCGGTCACGCGGCCCTGAGCGTCCAGCGTGAACTGCGTGACGTTCAGCGGGCCGTTCTCGAAGATCAGGGTGGCGCCGGTCGCGCTGACCTGCACGTCCTGAAGCGGGCCGTACTGGGCGCGCAGGCCCTCCAGGAAGGACCGCAACTGCGCTTCGGGCAGCGCCTCCAGAAACGCCGGGGCGAACAGCGCCGGGTCCAGCGGCCCGCTGAAGATGCGCTTCAGCAGCTCACGCGGCGAGCCTGCTCCGGTCGCGTCCGCGTTCGCCACCAGCGGCGTGAAGCGCAGGCCCGTGAAGCGCCCTTGGTCGTCCAGCGCGGCCTGCACGCCCAGGCGGCCCTTCTCGAACACGGCCACGGCCACCCCGCCCTGCGTTTCGACGCTCCGGAAGGCGCCCAGCTGCGCGCGCAGGCCGTCCAGCGCCGTCTGAAGCTGCGCGGCACTCAGGGCCGCCTGGAAGTCCGGGGCCAGCCACGCCGCCTGCACCGGCCCGCTGAACAGCCGCGTCACGGCCTCCAGTACGCCCAGCGGGGCCTGCGCCTGCGCGCAGGTCAGCAGCGAGAAACTCAGCAGGACAGCCGGACGGGTGGGTCGCATGTCGCCACGGTACGCCACGAGACGGGTACGGGAGGCCGCACCTGCCGCCTATACTTCTGGGCATGATCGACGCGGCCCAGATAGACCACCTCGCGCAGCTTGCCCGGCTGCACCTGACCCCGGAGGAACGCACCGCCATGCAGGGCGACCTGACCCGCGTGCTGGGGTACTTCGACCTGCTGGGCGAGGCGGACACCAGCGGCGTGCAGGAAATGCAGCGCCCGGTCGACCTCGTGAACGTGCTGCGCGACGACGTGCCCGGCGCGGTCTTCCCGCAGGCCGCCGTGACCGCCCTGGCCCCCGAGAGCATGCCCGACGGTCACATCCGCGTGCCCCGCACCGTGGAGGCCGACTGATGCTCGACCTCAAATTCATCCGTGAGAACGCCGGGGCTGTCAGACACGCCGCGCAGGTGAAGGGCGTGGACATCGACATCGACGACCTGCTGCGCGTGGACCGCGAACTGGTGGACCTGAAGCAGCGCGTGGAAGCCATGCAGGCCGAACGCAACGCCAACGCGAAACTCGTGCCGAAAGCCGCGCCCGACGAGCGCGCCGCCCTGATCCAGAAAGGCAAGGACCTCGCCGAGGAGCTGAGGGGCCTGGAACCCGCCCTGCGCGCCCACGAGGACACCCTGAAAGTCATGCTGCTGCGCGTGCCGAACATCCCGCACGCCTCGGTGCCGGTCGGGAAGGACGACAGCGAGAACGTCGAACTGCGCCGCGAAGGGGTGCTGCCCACCTTCGACTTCACGCCGCTGGACCACGTGGACCTGCTGGAGAAACAGGGCTGGAGCGACCCGGAGCGCGTGGCCCGCGTGTCCGGCAGCCGCAGCTACCTGCTGAAGGGTGAGGCGGTCATGCTGGAGATGGCCGTGCTGATGTTCGCCATGGACTTCCTGTCCGGGCGGGGCTTCACGCCGCTGTCCACCACCGCCCTGGCCCGCCCGGACGCGTTCGTGGGCAGCGGGCACTTCCCTGGCGGCGAGGATCAGGTGTACAAGATCGAGGGCGACGAGCTGATGCTGGCCGGGACCGCCGAGGTCCCCGTGAACAGCCTGTACGCCGGAGAGCAGCTTCAGCACGAGCAGCTGCCGATCACGTTCGCTGCGATCAGCGCCGCGTTCCGCAGCGAGGCCGGATCGGCCGGGCGGGACGTGCGCGGACTGATCCGCGTGCACGAATTCCGCAAGGTCGAGCAGTACGTGCTGTGCGAGGCCAGCGAGGAAGTCGGCCTGGAATGGTTCGCGAAGATCCTGGGCAACGCCGAGGCGCTCCTGGCGGCCCTGGAACTCCCGTACCGCGTCATGCAGAACTGCACGGGCGACATGGGCGCCGGGAAGGTCCTGATGTACGACATCGAAACCTGGGTGCCCAGCGAGCAGGTGTACCGCGAGACGCACTCCTGCTCGTACCTGGGCGACTGGCAGGCCCGCCGCACCGGCCTGCGCTACCGCGACGCGGGCGGCAAACTGGTGTTCGCGCACACCCTGAACAACACGGGTGTCGCCGCGCCCCGCATCCTGGTGCCGCTGCTGGAAAACCACCAGCAGGCCGACGGCACCATCCGCATTCCCGCCGCGCTGCGCCCGTACCTGGGGGGTAAGGAAGTGATCGGCCAGCCCGTGCGCTGACCGGGAGGAAGTGGGTTGTGGGGTGTGGGTCGGTGGCCTGTCTGCCGTCCCGCACCACACCTTCATTACGCCCAGAGCGTAATGGTATGCTGACCGCATGGACATTCCAGCGGAGTTGGTGCAGGACACCCAGGCCCGGTTCCTGAACCGCCGGGCACAGCGGACCGAGCAACTGGAGCGACTGAACGTGGGCGGCCTGATCGAGGCCGATTCCGCCGCGCGGGTCGAGGCCCGCCTGGCGCGGCTGGGTGTACCCATGCCGGACGCCCGCGCGCTGGTCGAGGGGCACGAACCGCTCGCGCAACTCACCTCGCGCCTCCCGCAGGACACCCGGCAGAACGTGGAACGCCTGCTCGGCGCGAACGATCTGGTGGGCGTGGCGTACCTGGACCTCGCGCGCGCCGCCGCCCGCGCCGTGGCCCGCGTGGTCCTGCGCGACCGCCGTGGCCGCACCACCGGGTACGGCACCGGCTGGCTGTGCAGCCCCCGCCTGCTCATTACCAACAACCACGTCCTGACCGGACCCGACGATGCCCGCACGGCCGCCGCCGAATTCGACTACGAACTGCGCCCGGACGGCACCCTGCGCGACCGCGTGACCCTCTCCCTGGACCCCGACACGCTGTTCCTGACCAGCGAGGCGCTCGACTACACGATTGTGGCTATGCAGGGCGACACGGCGCCGTTCGGGTGGATTCCCTGCTTCGGCGGGGCCGACCGGAACGTGCTGGGCGAGGCCCTGAGCATCATCCAGCACCCCAGCGGCGAACCGAAACAGGTGGCGCTGCGCGAGAACCGCCTCGTGGACCGCCTGCCGGACTTCCTGCACTACGAGACCGACACCGCCCCCGGCAGCAGCGGCAGTCCCGTCTTCAACGACGCCTGGGAGGTCGTGGCCCTGCACCACAGCGGCGTGCCCCGCACCGACGCGCAGGGCCGCGTGCTGCGCCGCGACGGGCGGCCCACCGCGCCCGGTGACAGCGACACCGACATCGACTGGATCGCCAACGAGGGCGTCCGCATCAGCCGCATCCTGGAGGACCTGCGCGCCCGCCCGGACGCCGCGCACCCCCTGATCTCGGAACTGCTCGCCGCGCCCCGCCCGCCCCGGCCCGCCCCCGAAACGGCTGCCGGCAGTCCCGTCCCGCCGCTGGACGGCGCCACCCTGGACCTGGGTGAACTGGACCTGAACGCCCTGAAGGCCGACCCGGACGGCCGCGTGACACTGCCCGTCACGCTCACGCTGCGGCTGAAAGCGCCGGAGGGGCGGCCCGCGCCTAGCCGGGACCGCCTGTACCTCGACCCGGCCGACGCGGACGCCACCCGCGCCTACTACGCCACGCTGAACGCCGACCTGAACGCAGATGCCACGCCCCGCGAGCGGTTCCTGGCGCTGTCGAAACTCGTGACCGGCACGCACGCCCGCGTGCTGGCCTACGCGCCTGCCGAGCAGCTGTACCCCTGGGTGGACGTGTGGCCCGACGGGCAGCTGCGCAGCCTGTACTCGGCCCGCGAGCACACGCCCGCCGAACTGATCGCAGCGGACCGCGCCGCCCAGGCTCGCCGCGACCGCCTCGCCGCCGCCGAGGGCCTGAACGCCGACGCGCTGGAGGACGCCCTGCCGTACAACTGCGAGCATGTCGTGCCGCAGAGCTGGTTCGCCAGGCGGCAGCCCATGCGCGGCGACCTGCACCACCTGTTCGCCTGCGAACCCGACTGCAACTCCTTCCGGGGGAACACGCCGTACTTCGACTTTCCCGACTACGGCGAGGCGATCCGTAGCGACTGCGGCCGCCGCGAACCCGGCGAGTTCGAACCCGCCCACGGCCAGGGCGCCGCCGCCCGCGCCACGCTGTACTTCCTGCTGCGTTACCCCGGCGTGGTCCGCCAGTACGCGCCCCGGCACCTTCAGACGCTGCTGGCGTGGCATGCCGCGCACCCGCCCGGCGACTGGGAACGCCACCGTAACGCCGCCATTCACGCCGCGCAGGGTAACCGCAACCCCCTGATCGACCACCCGGACTGGGCCGCCACGACCGATTTCACGGAGGGCCTGGGCCGCTGACCCACCCCTGGGAACTGCCGGGGAGACAGGGTGCCTGCGCGCGCCGGACGCTACACTGACGGCATGACACAATCCCTGACGGACCCGGCGGTGCTGGCCGTGATGGGCGCCACGCCCGACGACGTGCGCGCTCGCCTGACCAAGGAACTCGACCGCTTCGAGGCGCAGCTGCGCACCCGGCAGGCCGACTGGACCCGCGTGCAACCGGACCGCGAGTGGAGCCCCGCGCAGGACGCCGAGCACGTCATCCTGATCAACGACTCCATCTCGCGCGGCGTGGCGCTGCTGCTCTCGGACCGGGAACTGCGGCCCACCCCCCGCGCGCCCGGCGAGACCACCCCGGACGGCCGCCGCGTCGCCCCGCCCCACACCCGCCCCAGCGACACCGGCCTGGCCTGGGAGGACCTGGATACCCGCTGGGCGCAGAGCCGCGCTGGCCTGGAACGCGCCGTGACGGACCTGCGCCACACGCCGGGCCGCACGCTGTGGCACCCGTTCTTCGGGGAACTGGACGCCATGGACTGGATGCGCATGGTCGCCATTCACCTGAACAACCACCGCAAGCAACTGGAAGCCAGCGCCAGCGCATGACCGACCCCGCCTCCACCCCGCCCGCCAGCACCCGCACCGACAAGGGCGTGCGCGGCTTCGAACTGGACATCCACGTGGCGTTCACGCAGCCGCTGCCGGCCACGCAGGCCCGCGCCGCACTGCTGACCTTGGACGGCTTCACCGTGGACCTGTACCGCCCCCACCCGGCCGCGCTGCACGCCGACCAGTCCGGCGGTGACGCTCCCGACGAGGTGCCCTCGGCCCGCCTGACCGGCCCCCTGCGCGACCCGGAAGCCCTGCGCGCCGGCCTCAGCGCCCTGCTGGGCGGCCCGGCCCGCTACGTGGAAGTCGGCGTGCGCGGCTTCCTGCGCAGCGCCGCCGGGCAGACCGAATGGATGCCCTGGAAACGCAACGCCGTGCTGCCCCGCGCCGACGTGGCGCGCGTGACCTTCGAGGAAGGCGTGCGCTTCGTGCTGGAGTGACGTAATACGGGTTCCGTCTGTTTCGTTAACAACCCGGAAGGACGCCGGGTTGCCAACTCCACGTCCGGAACCCGTTTCTCTCCTGCTCGCTCCGCTCGGGTTGAAAGCTTTTGCAAACCTTTCAACCGGAGTCCGTATAAGCAGGTATCAAGGGGCCGCCCCGCACCTCTGTTCAATTCAGGTGCGGGGCGGCCTCCCTGTCTGCCGTGCCTTCAGGCGCTGTGTGGCAGGACCAGCGCGCGGGCTTTCACGCCCGCCTCGCCCGGATGCAGAGCGAGGATCAGCAGTTTCGTGTCGGGGCGCAGCAGGTACGGCAGGACCGTGTCGTTCAGGGCGTTCAGGGCGCACGTGGCTTCCCCGACCGGCAGGTCGCGCAGGACGAGCACGGCGCGCGCGGCGGCCACGTCCGTCCAGATGTCCACGCGGCCTAGCAGGTCCTCGCCGCTGCGGGACCGGTACTCGAATTCGTGGTGGCGTCTGAGCTGATGCATGAAATTGGTCTTCTCCTCTGGTTCGGTCAGGGCAATGGGACAGGAAGGCGGAGTGAACGCAGGGGGAACGCGGGCGCGGAAGCTGCCGGCACAGCGGGCATGGGCTGGGGGGTTGTGCTGCACAGCTTAAACGCTGCGGATGTGTCCTTTGTCCCGCCTGTCTGTGTTCCGTGTGATCCTGCCCGGCCCTGACCGGGACAGACTGGCGCCCCCTGATCAAACGTGCGTGAAGACGCCGGGAACGGCCGGCCCGTACACTGAAGGGGATGACCACGCCAGTCAGCGAACTGCTGCGCGAGTACCAGGGCTACGTTCTGGCGTACCGTCTGCGCCGCGCCGTGGGCGGCCGGGTCGCGCCGGCCCGCGAGCAACTGACCCTGGCGCAGTACGCCGCGCTGCGCCTGGAACGCCAGGACCTCGCGCGGTCCCTGATCCGCCGGGGCATGGGCAGCGGGCAGATGCGCCGCCTGGACGACCTGTCCGACGAACTGATGTTCGGCTTCTGGCTGAACCCGGCCGAGGTCGCCGCGTTCCTGCGCGCCGCGATCCGCGAGGGCAGCCACCCCGCGCTGGGCGACCCGGCCGCCTTCGCCGCGCTGCTGAGCCCCGCCGAACGCGCCCGCCTGGGCGAGAGCGGCGTGCGGCGCGTGTGCGCGCACCACATCGCGAGTTTCTCGCTGGCCGCGCCCATGCTCGACCCGACCGGCCTGAACGCCGCGTGGCAACGCATCGAGGACAACGAGCCGCCGCTGTTCGTGGATGAACTGCAACCGGTGGGCTCCTGAACGCCGCGCAGCTTCTCGGGGACGCCCTGCGCGCCCTGCTGCCGCGCGCCTGCCCCGGCTGCGGCGGGCAACTGGGCCGCGCCGCCGGACTGTGCGCCGCCTGCCGGGGCGCCCTGCACGCCCGCGTCGAGGCGCACAGCCCCCTGCGCGCCCAGCCGGTCC includes:
- a CDS encoding DUF1540 domain-containing protein, which gives rise to MNDDTQSMVSRCDATTCRFNEDMNCTAGQIEVSMSGQTAQCLTFAPADAMNESQSARADN
- a CDS encoding toxic anion resistance protein; protein product: MSDGTSGPLTPPDSLLKAPDAVPAVRAQEAPEMVPLSAEDRTRLDQMARAFAQDVLSAGAHTPEFKRKLDAVHELGLPEQRAAAQSSNRMLDRPLRATKVGALAEGSDILRGLTDLRRTVEDLDPSRTATPRRFLGLLPGGKKVQSALDKYQSAQSHLNGILEALYRGQDELRRDNATIETEKVHLWDTMQKLRQYAHVGKAVDEALTQRLQELQVTDPDKARMVSEELLFAVRQRVTDLLTQLAVSIQGYLALDLVRRNNLELIKGVDRATTTTVSALKTALMVSQALGTQQAVLGQVTALNDTTGKMIGSTASLLRQQSTEIQRQAGSATVDPQIIQAAFRDVYGALDAISSYRQQALERFQDTMQVLDKEVAQAQTYLDRERQQASRELAQDLNVTPQGELKI
- a CDS encoding GNAT family N-acetyltransferase, which encodes MPALTLPVLTLRDRHDDDLPTLWRWLHAESDPEWKRWDAPYFHADSGPSTLSLTDFTAREHCRAPDPHGRIIALDGACIGQVTRHEEAPAGGGWWEAGLLIFDPHHWGGGLGTQALRLWTDATFAQTGAHVLTLTTWGGNERMVRAAARAGFRECARIPQARAWAGQRWDSVKLAQLRTDWAGGQAP
- a CDS encoding FlgD immunoglobulin-like domain containing protein, whose product is MTPRIRTALLSIALLGTLSAQAQVSIFTIPALPPRSAATPPVTTPAPAPTTPAPATPAPVSPARPALNPALATPHSANLSGPGSLSGGQDTTWTFNLTNLGEEAIDLQHGACDVRFEVLNAAGQVVRANPTNTVCTMQLVLTNVAPGETMDVQSVRWNGRGSDGKALPTGEYTIRAYFNGAGVSIVAEDYPVTLEN
- a CDS encoding serine hydrolase, giving the protein MRPTRPAVLLSFSLLTCAQAQAPLGVLEAVTRLFSGPVQAAWLAPDFQAALSAAQLQTALDGLRAQLGAFRSVETQGGVAVAVFEKGRLGVQAALDDQGRFTGLRFTPLVANADATGAGSPRELLKRIFSGPLDPALFAPAFLEALPEAQLRSFLEGLRAQYGPLQDVQVSATGATLIFENGPLNVTQFTLDAQGRVTGLVVAPVTPDVTFGSPDEARAAFDALPGQVSLLVQEVGVQGGAPVIALNAARPLAVGSTFKLAILGELQAQISAGQRAWTDELTLTDADRSLPSGTLQDAPTGSRYTLRDLAARMISQSDNTATDLLLNAVGRAGVEARLGQNALPGTREAFALKNPANAALLAEYRAAVLNVPARRAVLERARVAPLPAASAFAGGPLARDVEWFASTGRLCRLMGAVVALKETQLNPGVADPAAFGSVSFKGGNEPGVLNLTTQVTTQAGRTYCVSATWNDARALNDPQFLALYGGVLRLLR
- the gatC gene encoding Asp-tRNA(Asn)/Glu-tRNA(Gln) amidotransferase subunit GatC, which translates into the protein MIDAAQIDHLAQLARLHLTPEERTAMQGDLTRVLGYFDLLGEADTSGVQEMQRPVDLVNVLRDDVPGAVFPQAAVTALAPESMPDGHIRVPRTVEAD
- the serS gene encoding serine--tRNA ligase; its protein translation is MLDLKFIRENAGAVRHAAQVKGVDIDIDDLLRVDRELVDLKQRVEAMQAERNANAKLVPKAAPDERAALIQKGKDLAEELRGLEPALRAHEDTLKVMLLRVPNIPHASVPVGKDDSENVELRREGVLPTFDFTPLDHVDLLEKQGWSDPERVARVSGSRSYLLKGEAVMLEMAVLMFAMDFLSGRGFTPLSTTALARPDAFVGSGHFPGGEDQVYKIEGDELMLAGTAEVPVNSLYAGEQLQHEQLPITFAAISAAFRSEAGSAGRDVRGLIRVHEFRKVEQYVLCEASEEVGLEWFAKILGNAEALLAALELPYRVMQNCTGDMGAGKVLMYDIETWVPSEQVYRETHSCSYLGDWQARRTGLRYRDAGGKLVFAHTLNNTGVAAPRILVPLLENHQQADGTIRIPAALRPYLGGKEVIGQPVR
- a CDS encoding endonuclease, giving the protein MDIPAELVQDTQARFLNRRAQRTEQLERLNVGGLIEADSAARVEARLARLGVPMPDARALVEGHEPLAQLTSRLPQDTRQNVERLLGANDLVGVAYLDLARAAARAVARVVLRDRRGRTTGYGTGWLCSPRLLITNNHVLTGPDDARTAAAEFDYELRPDGTLRDRVTLSLDPDTLFLTSEALDYTIVAMQGDTAPFGWIPCFGGADRNVLGEALSIIQHPSGEPKQVALRENRLVDRLPDFLHYETDTAPGSSGSPVFNDAWEVVALHHSGVPRTDAQGRVLRRDGRPTAPGDSDTDIDWIANEGVRISRILEDLRARPDAAHPLISELLAAPRPPRPAPETAAGSPVPPLDGATLDLGELDLNALKADPDGRVTLPVTLTLRLKAPEGRPAPSRDRLYLDPADADATRAYYATLNADLNADATPRERFLALSKLVTGTHARVLAYAPAEQLYPWVDVWPDGQLRSLYSAREHTPAELIAADRAAQARRDRLAAAEGLNADALEDALPYNCEHVVPQSWFARRQPMRGDLHHLFACEPDCNSFRGNTPYFDFPDYGEAIRSDCGRREPGEFEPAHGQGAAARATLYFLLRYPGVVRQYAPRHLQTLLAWHAAHPPGDWERHRNAAIHAAQGNRNPLIDHPDWAATTDFTEGLGR
- a CDS encoding DinB family protein; translated protein: MTQSLTDPAVLAVMGATPDDVRARLTKELDRFEAQLRTRQADWTRVQPDREWSPAQDAEHVILINDSISRGVALLLSDRELRPTPRAPGETTPDGRRVAPPHTRPSDTGLAWEDLDTRWAQSRAGLERAVTDLRHTPGRTLWHPFFGELDAMDWMRMVAIHLNNHRKQLEASASA